TTTTTGCCTGAAACTTTCGAGCCATAGCCTTTCATTTTGTCTTTCCAAGCTTTTACAACATCTTTAGCATTTGCTTCAGGAATGGAAACAACTAAGCTATTGTTTTTGCCTTTAGCGATTTTTTCAACACTTTCTTTAACCTTTATTTTTTGCGCATAAGCTGGCATCAAGAAAGAGATTATCAAAGAAATAAATAATAATTTTTTCATAGTTTATAATTTTTTGTAAAATTACAAAAAAATTTATTAGTTGAATTATAAATTAACTTTTAAATTTGTGCTTAATAATTTGTATTCAATAATTTAATAAAAAATAAAATATGTCGAAAATTAATAGTCATCCTATTCTAAGTGTACCTTCAGGCGAAAAACACACATTTTTATACAATGGAGTTAAAGTAGAAGGTGAAAAAGGATTTACAATTGCAGCAGCCCTACACAATGCTGGGTTCCCCGTTCATAGCCATAGTCAAAAAAATCGAAATCGGTCTTTGGAATGTGGAATTGGAAAATGCGGAGCATGCGAAATGCTTGTAGATGGAGTAATTAGGCGAATTTGTATAACTCTAGTTGATGATGTAAAAGAGGTTAACACAATACCTAAAAACTTTATGCCATCAAAAAAAGACATTACTAATCAATCTCATATTATACACAAAACTGACGTTGCCATAATTGGCGCAGGACCTGCGGGACTTGCAGCAAGAGAAGTTTTAAACAAACATAATGTTTCAAATATTGTTATAGACAATAATTCAAAAATAGGCGGACAATTTAACATGCAAACTCATCAGTTTTTCTTTTTTGAAAAAGAAAAGAAGTATGGCGGAATGCGTGGATTTGATATTGCATCAACATTAGCTGGAGGCGATACAGAAGGAATTTTTCTAAACAGCACTGTTTGGGATATTTTAGAAGACAAACTTATTGCTGTAAAAAATATAAAAACTGGCGAAATATTTTTTGTAGAAGCTGATCACTTAATTGTTGCAACTGGAGCCGTTCCTTTTATGCCTACATTTGAAAATGATGATATCCCCGGTGTATATACAGCTGCCGTAGTACAAAAGATGATGAATACAGAGTTTACACTGCTTGGGAAACGAGTTTTAACAGTTGGAGCAGGAAATATTGGCTATTTAACATCATATCAGCTTATGCAAGCTGGCGCTCAGGTTGTAGCAATAATAGAAGCGATGGATAGAGAGGGCGGATTTCCTGTTCAAGCAAACAGAGTGCGTCGCTTAGGCATTCCAATTATGCTAAATCATGTTTTAATTAGTGCTATTCCAAATGATGATTACACTGGAGTAAAAGGTGCAATCATTGCTGAAGCAAAAAACTTCAAACCAATACCCGGCACTGAAAAAATCATTGAAAATATAGATGCAATAAACATTTGCACAGGACTAGTTCCTGACGACCAATTAATAACTCTTGGAAATACAATTTTTGGCAGAAATTGCCATGGAGTTGGCGATTCTGTTAGAATTGGAGAAGGAACTTCAGCGGTATTACGCGGACAGCAAGCTGCATACGAAGTGCTAGAGATGCTTGCTGTACGCTATAATTACAACGACTACCTTGCTGTATCAAAAGAATACATTGATTCTCAACAACATCCGACTAAAGTTATCAATGAGCCTTTTGTCCCAGATAAAGAAAGAAGACAAAAACCTTTTGTTCAAATAGACTGCTTATATGGCTTTGCTTGTAATCCTTGTTCTTTTGCTTGTCCACATGGCGCAATTAGCAAATCTTCTACCAGCACAGTGCCTGTAGTTGACTACAACAAGTGTATAGGCTGTATGAAGTGCGTTTACCAATGTCCGGGACTTGCAATATTTGGCTACAACATACCTAAAGACTTGCTTTTCCTTCCAATTGAATATGCTGCAAAAAAAGATGAAGATGTTTTCTTAGTTGATAATAACGGACAGATTTTAGGTGAAGGAGTTATCGACAATATCATGGAGAACCCAAACAAAACAAATGTTGCTCGCATAAAATCTACAACTATTCACGGAGATGACCTTTTAAAAGTAAGAGGTTTTATCGTTAAGAAAAATTATCCTAAGCCATTGGATATTAAAAAAACAGAATACAAACAAACTGATAAAACCTACATCTGCCATTGCGATGATGTTACCTTAGAAGAAGTTTTAGATAGAATTGGCGACAGAAAATTTATTTCTATTGACGAAATAAAGCATACAACAAGATTGGGAATGGGTGCATGCCGAGGCAAACGATGCATAAAACGCTTGAAGTCAACTGTAATTTCAAGAGGAATTAATGTTGTAGGTGATGCAACTCCGCGTGGACCGTTATCCAATCAAGTGTTAGTGGGAGAATTATATCCAACACAACATAAAGACAGGGTTATTCCTTTTACTAAAAATGAAAAAATTGAACGCAGAAAAGTTAAATCAATCGTTGCTGGTGGTGGAATAGCTGGAAGTTCTTTATTTAGATATTTGTCAGAAGCAGGATTTAATCCAGTTTTAATAAATCACGACAGAGGCTCATCTTGGAGAAATATAGCAGGCGGAAGACCTGCATTTAGTCTTCCAGAACTATCAGACATTGCCATTCACAATAGAGATATTTTTAAAGAACTGCAAAAAATAAAAAATATAGACTTCAAGCCTACCAGATATATAAGTTTTGCTCATGATGAAGCTACATACAAGTCTTTAGACGAATCAAGAGCTTGGTCTGATGCTTATATGGTTGATAAAAAAGATTTCATAAAAGAAATCAGCCCGTATTTTAATCCATCAATTGACAAATAT
This is a stretch of genomic DNA from Bacteroidales bacterium. It encodes these proteins:
- a CDS encoding FAD-dependent oxidoreductase, with the protein product MSKINSHPILSVPSGEKHTFLYNGVKVEGEKGFTIAAALHNAGFPVHSHSQKNRNRSLECGIGKCGACEMLVDGVIRRICITLVDDVKEVNTIPKNFMPSKKDITNQSHIIHKTDVAIIGAGPAGLAAREVLNKHNVSNIVIDNNSKIGGQFNMQTHQFFFFEKEKKYGGMRGFDIASTLAGGDTEGIFLNSTVWDILEDKLIAVKNIKTGEIFFVEADHLIVATGAVPFMPTFENDDIPGVYTAAVVQKMMNTEFTLLGKRVLTVGAGNIGYLTSYQLMQAGAQVVAIIEAMDREGGFPVQANRVRRLGIPIMLNHVLISAIPNDDYTGVKGAIIAEAKNFKPIPGTEKIIENIDAINICTGLVPDDQLITLGNTIFGRNCHGVGDSVRIGEGTSAVLRGQQAAYEVLEMLAVRYNYNDYLAVSKEYIDSQQHPTKVINEPFVPDKERRQKPFVQIDCLYGFACNPCSFACPHGAISKSSTSTVPVVDYNKCIGCMKCVYQCPGLAIFGYNIPKDLLFLPIEYAAKKDEDVFLVDNNGQILGEGVIDNIMENPNKTNVARIKSTTIHGDDLLKVRGFIVKKNYPKPLDIKKTEYKQTDKTYICHCDDVTLEEVLDRIGDRKFISIDEIKHTTRLGMGACRGKRCIKRLKSTVISRGINVVGDATPRGPLSNQVLVGELYPTQHKDRVIPFTKNEKIERRKVKSIVAGGGIAGSSLFRYLSEAGFNPVLINHDRGSSWRNIAGGRPAFSLPELSDIAIHNRDIFKELQKIKNIDFKPTRYISFAHDEATYKSLDESRAWSDAYMVDKKDFIKEISPYFNPSIDKYSAALISNDCWQATPGLVIDLIRTLGIEKGGEVLEDCQLIDLHKDGSKYIALIRDHNKKYIELESEIFINALGYNADKFANKLNIETKLFAVRHQAFITRKLPMLGKDGDSLDMLIDRRKYKGFSSVYGQQLKETGQIIGCASPLIDHNETDKNLVINTKEFLDIVSEVFCDWIPQISSVGFQALWSGYYTEPRYIIDTELGLFVGMRGHGFMLSQFLAKLYVDKLCGKNVPDYFEKLSLKNEGLSEEAFK